Proteins from a single region of Acidianus ambivalens:
- a CDS encoding MFS transporter, producing MNRSPFSSIDSLKLTFNHIKIWYTSGMGFFTDAYDLFIIGAIIDIFEAYKLPGFQLNSFYEGVLASSAIITAVLGQIVFGILGDKIGRKKVYGVEASLLSAGAFLSAFSPNLLWLIIFRMIMGVGIGGDYPISATIMSEYANVKDRGKLIALVFANQGIGTLVAVAVGAISAYTLPPDIAWRVMAGIGAIPAATVIYLRRKVPETPRYAALVKGDLKEAEKSASFLGAKLNLSKIEVRKMSFSEFLSKYWKLLIGTAGTWLILDMAYYGTGVYSGPIVSSILGKPSSVGQEIVFAGIPFMVGFFGYFTAVALMDKLGRKVIQTQGFIMMALIYVVVSSIMIVTNNKVTGFLISSSEALAIYAMSFFFIDFGPNTTTFVIPAEVYPTSYRTTGHGISAAAGKVGAAVSTYLFPTLLATIGLKELLVMLSLLSILGAAITIVFIKEPKMKSLEEITEELKGEKEEVKA from the coding sequence ATGAATCGATCGCCTTTCAGCAGCATTGACAGCTTGAAACTAACTTTCAATCACATAAAAATTTGGTATACTTCAGGAATGGGATTTTTTACAGATGCGTATGATTTATTTATTATAGGCGCAATAATAGATATTTTCGAGGCGTACAAGTTACCGGGCTTTCAATTAAATTCTTTTTATGAGGGAGTCTTAGCTTCTTCAGCAATAATAACTGCCGTATTAGGTCAAATAGTATTCGGAATTCTAGGAGATAAAATAGGCAGGAAAAAAGTTTACGGAGTAGAGGCAAGCTTACTATCAGCAGGAGCTTTCCTTAGCGCCTTTTCTCCTAATCTATTATGGTTAATAATATTTAGAATGATCATGGGCGTTGGAATTGGCGGGGATTATCCCATCTCCGCTACAATAATGAGCGAATACGCTAACGTTAAAGATAGAGGGAAACTTATTGCATTAGTCTTTGCTAACCAAGGAATAGGAACATTGGTTGCAGTAGCAGTAGGAGCAATCTCTGCCTACACTTTGCCTCCTGACATTGCATGGAGAGTTATGGCAGGAATTGGTGCAATTCCTGCAGCAACTGTAATATACTTAAGGAGGAAGGTTCCTGAAACTCCTAGGTACGCTGCCTTAGTAAAAGGAGATTTGAAAGAAGCTGAAAAGAGCGCTTCATTTTTGGGCGCGAAGTTAAATTTAAGTAAAATAGAAGTTAGAAAGATGTCCTTCTCTGAGTTTTTGAGCAAGTATTGGAAACTATTAATAGGAACTGCAGGGACGTGGTTAATACTCGATATGGCATATTACGGAACAGGAGTTTATTCTGGCCCTATAGTTTCATCAATTCTAGGTAAGCCCTCAAGCGTAGGTCAAGAAATAGTATTTGCAGGTATTCCTTTCATGGTAGGTTTCTTTGGGTACTTTACTGCAGTAGCTTTAATGGACAAGTTGGGTAGGAAAGTTATACAAACTCAAGGTTTCATAATGATGGCTTTAATTTACGTTGTAGTTAGCTCCATTATGATAGTAACTAACAATAAAGTTACAGGATTCCTAATTTCGTCAAGCGAGGCCTTAGCAATTTACGCAATGAGCTTCTTCTTCATTGATTTTGGGCCAAATACTACAACTTTCGTTATTCCTGCGGAGGTTTATCCCACATCTTATAGGACTACTGGTCACGGTATTTCTGCGGCAGCAGGTAAGGTTGGTGCAGCGGTATCCACTTACTTATTCCCTACTTTGCTAGCGACAATAGGTCTTAAGGAACTTTTGGTCATGCTGTCATTACTCAGTATACTTGGTGCAGCAATAACTATCGTGTTTATAAAGGAGCCTAAAATGAAGAGCTTGGAAGAAATAACTGAAGAATTAAAAGGAGAGAAAGAAGAAGTAAAGGCTTAA
- a CDS encoding EVE domain-containing protein: MTYWLIPIQEDMWDTIRYEGVYGYKQDLSQYIAKGDYLIIYVSKYYAKVYGGKIVGIVKVLTEWYHDETPIFPEEKVRNRALFPYRVRVEPVITGVCDFKSILDKIVFIEDKAQLAKYLRNAPANLKRPIPEQDAKLIEECLNGHI, from the coding sequence GTGACCTACTGGCTAATACCGATTCAAGAGGACATGTGGGATACTATTCGTTACGAAGGAGTTTACGGTTATAAGCAAGACTTAAGCCAATATATAGCCAAGGGAGATTATTTAATAATTTACGTAAGCAAATATTACGCTAAAGTTTACGGAGGAAAAATAGTAGGCATAGTAAAAGTTTTGACAGAATGGTACCACGATGAGACTCCAATTTTCCCAGAAGAGAAGGTGAGGAATAGAGCACTCTTTCCTTATAGAGTTAGGGTAGAGCCAGTAATAACTGGAGTCTGCGATTTCAAGTCAATACTTGATAAGATAGTTTTCATAGAGGATAAGGCACAACTAGCCAAGTATCTTAGGAATGCTCCAGCAAATTTAAAGAGACCTATACCAGAACAGGATGCAAAACTGATTGAAGAATGCCTTAATGGTCATATCTAG
- a CDS encoding DUF1286 domain-containing protein has translation MKLRTHYVFSLGLLSLLDSLLLSDVLEVIIISGIISVTANNVIDYLGHEIRGKYISRTPRTHTLPRSIGWGLLTSLPIVLASYFLFYSPTELILIIILDGVMVGPSHMLLDVFTERGIYHKVNGRWRRIALAHFSYDNPIVNGLAILLGVIMLFAAIQLHSYHYYYHYYHYYNSYS, from the coding sequence ATGAAGTTAAGAACACATTACGTGTTTTCTTTAGGCTTGCTATCATTGCTTGACTCCCTTCTCCTGAGTGACGTCCTTGAAGTTATAATAATCTCCGGGATTATTTCCGTAACCGCGAACAACGTTATTGATTATCTGGGCCACGAAATAAGGGGAAAATACATCTCAAGAACGCCCAGAACTCACACACTACCAAGAAGCATTGGTTGGGGGTTATTAACTTCATTACCGATAGTCCTCGCTTCGTATTTCCTATTTTATTCACCTACCGAACTTATCTTAATAATCATCCTGGACGGGGTTATGGTAGGCCCTTCTCACATGCTCCTAGACGTATTCACGGAGAGGGGAATTTACCACAAAGTTAACGGAAGGTGGAGGAGGATCGCCTTAGCCCACTTCTCTTATGATAATCCCATTGTCAACGGATTAGCAATATTGTTGGGAGTTATAATGCTGTTTGCAGCAATACAACTACATAGTTATCATTACTACTACCACTATTATCATTATTACAACTCTTATTCCTAA
- a CDS encoding DUF504 domain-containing protein produces the protein MTRIKDAINMVLWKYKDKVSEFTLVISDRFLVNAEIPFDKIERVDNYYIYLTDGETVIPIHRVLEIRRNGRTIWSRK, from the coding sequence TTGACTAGAATTAAAGATGCAATAAACATGGTATTATGGAAATACAAGGACAAGGTTTCAGAGTTTACTCTAGTAATCTCTGATAGGTTTCTCGTTAATGCTGAAATTCCTTTTGATAAGATTGAAAGAGTTGATAATTATTATATTTATTTGACTGATGGAGAAACGGTAATACCAATTCACAGAGTACTTGAAATAAGGAGAAATGGGAGAACGATATGGAGTAGAAAATAA
- a CDS encoding HEPN domain-containing protein: MVEKFWFNKSDEFYSIAKEMAERGYYWFSCFASQQSVEFLLKGIEMKYTGSHTFTQDLSELLQKVEKILGVKATEEVYQACDF, from the coding sequence GTGGTAGAAAAGTTTTGGTTTAACAAGAGTGACGAATTTTATTCTATAGCTAAAGAAATGGCTGAGAGAGGATACTATTGGTTTTCATGCTTTGCTTCTCAACAAAGTGTGGAATTTCTATTAAAAGGAATAGAAATGAAATACACTGGATCTCATACTTTCACTCAAGACCTTAGTGAACTTTTGCAAAAAGTAGAGAAAATTCTAGGAGTAAAGGCAACAGAAGAAGTTTATCAAGCTTGTGATTTTTAA
- a CDS encoding nucleotidyltransferase domain-containing protein, whose amino-acid sequence MEKVVENFVEKIKEKYSGKVTIVLFGSRARGDYWPSSDYDFMIFLERVEDKTEEAYEIYKLKRGFSADIIVLSKDELKDKIVEKMLEDKIVIYDGLGLFR is encoded by the coding sequence GTGGAGAAAGTAGTTGAAAATTTTGTGGAGAAGATAAAAGAAAAATATTCAGGTAAAGTTACCATAGTATTATTCGGTAGTAGGGCTAGAGGAGATTACTGGCCTTCCAGCGATTATGATTTTATGATCTTCCTAGAAAGAGTTGAGGATAAAACGGAAGAGGCTTACGAGATTTATAAACTAAAGAGAGGATTTTCAGCAGATATAATAGTTCTATCCAAGGATGAATTAAAAGATAAAATTGTAGAAAAGATGTTGGAAGATAAGATCGTAATATATGATGGACTTGGGCTCTTTAGATGA
- a CDS encoding 4-hydroxybenzoate octaprenyltransferase, giving the protein MNWDPGAASVNKGKFYTLMRFLRIEQTLFSLPMAYLGAFVAIRGIPPIQTLFLIFSALFFLRIAGMTNDNLADREIDAKNPRTRTRPLVTGAIKVWEAKALIIIGLAGFFISAYFVNIWAFVLSPIVALIVMTYPYMKRYTAFANYHLASIQGLAVFSGAVASAGLYYHSLYCVLKAVPWPFVIATIFWALGFDLYNHIPDAEFDKQMGLHSFAVLLGDFALKFAGLNQLASLILDFLADFMYNLGPIAYASTIAHGLIMAYAYFLANKGNFGSAFYYNIYSSIVLGLGIDIDVLLGIPKFF; this is encoded by the coding sequence GTGAACTGGGATCCTGGAGCAGCTTCGGTAAATAAAGGAAAGTTTTACACTTTAATGAGGTTTCTTAGGATAGAGCAAACTCTATTTAGCTTACCAATGGCTTATTTAGGGGCTTTCGTGGCAATAAGAGGAATACCTCCAATCCAAACTCTTTTCCTCATTTTCTCAGCCCTCTTTTTCTTAAGGATTGCTGGGATGACTAATGATAATTTAGCTGATAGGGAAATTGACGCTAAAAACCCTAGGACTAGGACTAGGCCTTTAGTTACTGGAGCAATAAAGGTATGGGAAGCTAAAGCTCTGATAATAATAGGATTAGCGGGCTTTTTCATTTCAGCATACTTCGTTAATATTTGGGCTTTTGTTCTTTCTCCTATAGTAGCATTAATAGTAATGACTTATCCTTACATGAAAAGGTATACAGCCTTTGCTAATTATCATCTTGCTTCAATACAAGGCTTAGCAGTATTTAGCGGTGCAGTAGCAAGTGCTGGACTTTATTATCATTCATTATATTGCGTTCTAAAAGCTGTACCTTGGCCATTCGTAATTGCTACAATATTCTGGGCTTTAGGCTTTGATTTATATAACCACATTCCTGATGCAGAATTTGATAAACAAATGGGTTTGCACAGCTTCGCTGTTTTGCTTGGTGACTTTGCATTAAAGTTTGCAGGATTAAATCAGCTCGCTTCACTCATTTTGGACTTTTTAGCAGACTTTATGTATAATTTAGGCCCAATAGCTTATGCATCAACTATTGCTCACGGATTAATAATGGCATATGCCTACTTCTTAGCTAATAAAGGAAACTTTGGTTCTGCGTTCTATTATAATATTTACTCTTCAATAGTTCTCGGTTTAGGGATAGACATAGACGTCCTTTTAGGCATACCTAAATTTTTTTAG
- the cimA gene encoding citramalate synthase has product MIKKLVEVLDTTLRDGAQTTSVSFTLNDKIRIALALDDLGVHYIEGGWPGSNPKDEEFFKEISKYSLKAKVAAFGSTKKKGVKAEEDKNLNAIIDSGVRVAVLFGKSWTLHVTHVLKVSKEENLELVYDSIRYLRDHGLEVIFDAEHFYQGYKEDEEYALEVIKTAEEAGASVIALADTNGGTLPHEIYEITSRVVKELKVKVGLHMHNDSGCAVANTLMGVLAGARHVQGTINGLGERTGNADLIQVIPNLQLKMGFRVIPDLTKLKGVSRLVYELSGLHPNPYQPFVGDNAFSHKAGVHADAVIKVPRAYEHIDPTLVGNQRRIVISELAGSSNLLNYLEKIGIKVDKKDERLRKALQKIKEMENKGYSFDLAPASAVLQILKELGIYTKFIDLQYWKVINESGNLSLAVVKVNSQLQASEGVGPVHALDMAVRNALQKVYPELSRVKLIDYRVVLPGEIKNTESLVRVTIEFTDGKDNWRTEGVSTSVIEASVIALIDGLDYYLQVSKKLKTEILN; this is encoded by the coding sequence CTGATCAAGAAATTAGTTGAGGTATTGGACACAACATTAAGAGATGGAGCACAAACTACTTCTGTATCTTTCACGTTAAATGATAAAATAAGGATAGCACTAGCTTTAGATGACCTAGGAGTACATTATATTGAAGGAGGATGGCCTGGGTCAAACCCTAAAGATGAGGAATTCTTCAAGGAAATAAGTAAATATTCACTAAAGGCTAAAGTTGCGGCATTCGGTAGCACTAAGAAAAAAGGAGTAAAAGCTGAGGAGGATAAGAACTTAAATGCAATAATAGACTCCGGAGTAAGGGTTGCAGTACTTTTCGGCAAATCCTGGACACTCCACGTTACTCATGTTTTAAAGGTAAGTAAAGAAGAAAACCTAGAGTTAGTGTATGATAGTATAAGGTACTTAAGAGATCATGGATTGGAAGTAATTTTTGATGCAGAGCATTTCTACCAAGGTTATAAAGAAGATGAAGAGTATGCCCTTGAAGTAATAAAAACTGCCGAAGAAGCTGGAGCTTCTGTAATAGCCCTTGCAGATACTAACGGAGGTACATTACCTCATGAAATTTACGAAATTACGTCAAGGGTAGTAAAAGAGCTGAAGGTAAAAGTAGGGCTTCACATGCATAACGATTCTGGCTGTGCTGTTGCAAATACTTTAATGGGAGTTCTTGCAGGGGCTAGGCACGTACAAGGTACAATAAACGGCTTAGGAGAGAGGACTGGTAACGCTGATCTAATTCAAGTAATTCCGAATCTGCAACTTAAAATGGGTTTTAGAGTAATTCCAGATTTAACGAAATTAAAAGGAGTATCTAGATTGGTTTACGAACTTTCTGGACTGCATCCTAATCCATATCAACCATTCGTTGGAGATAATGCGTTCTCTCATAAGGCAGGAGTTCACGCTGACGCAGTAATAAAAGTTCCTAGAGCTTATGAACATATTGATCCTACGTTAGTAGGTAACCAAAGAAGGATAGTGATTTCTGAATTAGCAGGCTCTTCCAACTTACTAAACTATCTAGAAAAAATAGGAATAAAAGTAGATAAAAAAGACGAGAGATTAAGAAAAGCATTACAAAAAATTAAGGAAATGGAAAATAAGGGTTACAGCTTCGATTTAGCTCCGGCCTCAGCAGTACTTCAGATTTTGAAAGAACTCGGAATTTACACAAAGTTCATTGACTTACAATATTGGAAAGTTATAAACGAAAGCGGGAACTTATCACTTGCTGTAGTTAAAGTAAATTCCCAATTACAGGCATCAGAAGGCGTAGGGCCCGTTCACGCTTTGGACATGGCAGTAAGAAATGCCTTACAAAAGGTTTATCCAGAGCTTTCACGCGTGAAGTTAATAGATTATAGAGTAGTACTACCCGGAGAAATAAAGAACACTGAAAGCTTAGTTAGAGTAACTATAGAATTTACTGACGGTAAAGATAATTGGAGGACAGAAGGAGTTTCAACTAGCGTAATAGAGGCATCAGTTATAGCTTTAATAGACGGTCTAGATTACTATCTCCAGGTTAGCAAGAAGTTAAAAACCGAAATCCTCAATTAA
- a CDS encoding ABC transporter substrate-binding protein translates to MLRGKIKNKLNGKEKEEENMKIYNPVLDDYVEIKRPLKNIVSLDPATTETLFFLGLGDKIIATDAFSYRPEEARKLPKIGSYTHVKLDFLEENKPDLIFSTMGAQKDLTKKLINMGFTVYPMQVATSVSKIIDNVIIIAEVVDRKNEGRELVNKLRKKITENYNPGNTKVYVEFDLGGPITMGFPSHVSDAISIVGGKNIFDDKDEAYFIPDDKEILSRNPDLFIYEPKRLTDYEKERFLKKMEERGLQKFRDRLVFTKGDYLAHMGPSFILDSIPWLRSLLTSSNR, encoded by the coding sequence ATGCTTAGGGGTAAAATAAAAAATAAATTAAATGGAAAAGAAAAAGAAGAAGAGAATATGAAAATTTATAATCCAGTACTTGACGATTACGTAGAAATTAAGAGGCCTTTAAAAAACATAGTAAGTCTCGATCCTGCTACTACTGAAACATTGTTTTTCTTAGGTTTAGGAGATAAAATTATAGCTACCGATGCTTTTAGTTACAGGCCTGAAGAGGCAAGAAAATTGCCTAAAATAGGCAGTTATACACACGTTAAGTTGGACTTTTTAGAGGAAAACAAGCCGGATTTAATATTCTCTACTATGGGTGCCCAGAAGGATCTAACTAAAAAATTGATCAACATGGGCTTTACAGTTTATCCTATGCAAGTAGCAACTAGCGTAAGTAAGATCATAGATAACGTAATAATTATAGCCGAAGTAGTGGACAGAAAAAATGAAGGAAGAGAGCTGGTAAATAAATTAAGGAAAAAAATTACAGAGAATTATAACCCTGGAAATACAAAAGTTTACGTAGAATTCGATTTAGGAGGACCTATAACTATGGGTTTTCCTAGCCACGTTAGTGATGCGATTTCTATAGTTGGAGGAAAAAACATTTTCGATGATAAAGACGAGGCGTATTTTATTCCTGACGATAAAGAAATCTTGAGTAGAAACCCTGACTTATTTATCTATGAACCAAAAAGGCTTACAGACTACGAGAAGGAAAGATTTCTAAAAAAGATGGAAGAAAGAGGCTTGCAAAAATTTAGGGATAGACTAGTATTCACTAAAGGCGATTATTTAGCTCACATGGGGCCCAGTTTTATTCTAGATTCAATACCTTGGTTAAGGTCACTTCTTACGTCTTCTAATAGATAA
- a CDS encoding cobalamin biosynthesis protein CbiG — translation MYVSRIKIIAESSNELAKKVRNSLDELGYFIVDTHEEVQVYFYPIEEIIYSVKKFSTKTPVIIGVTDDGSYVIPLFKEKCGGSFIAGMIADLLGSQLILTSRTSQQGVYSIQEFAWINGLEIINREKIDELEKKLLNSGKLKVYSNIDIHTVEGYELTRKEEDADIVIKTDTEEEDKEINSKKIIMKPLSLVIALSYSKDTPKEAIYYSIISTLKSINILRNTVNFIITSESKNGDKKIQDIAKSFNSTVIYVKEKQPCEPSLDFVNARVILKKTRRAYGVLTCLGVK, via the coding sequence TTGTATGTATCTAGAATAAAAATTATAGCAGAGAGTTCTAACGAGCTTGCAAAAAAGGTCAGGAACAGCTTAGATGAGTTAGGATATTTTATAGTAGATACTCATGAGGAAGTACAAGTCTATTTTTATCCAATAGAGGAAATTATTTATAGTGTAAAGAAGTTCTCCACTAAAACTCCAGTAATAATAGGTGTAACTGATGACGGAAGCTACGTTATTCCCTTGTTCAAAGAAAAATGTGGTGGTTCCTTTATAGCAGGAATGATAGCTGACCTTTTAGGCTCTCAGTTGATTTTAACTTCAAGAACTTCTCAACAAGGCGTCTATAGCATTCAAGAATTTGCCTGGATTAATGGTTTAGAAATAATAAATAGAGAGAAAATTGATGAACTAGAGAAAAAACTACTAAATTCAGGAAAACTTAAGGTCTATTCTAATATAGATATTCATACTGTTGAAGGATACGAATTGACAAGAAAAGAAGAAGATGCTGATATTGTGATTAAAACAGACACTGAGGAAGAAGATAAGGAAATTAACAGTAAAAAGATAATAATGAAGCCTTTATCTTTGGTAATAGCTTTATCATATTCTAAGGACACTCCTAAGGAAGCCATTTATTATTCAATAATTTCCACGTTGAAATCTATAAATATCCTTAGGAATACTGTAAACTTTATAATTACTTCAGAGTCTAAAAACGGAGATAAGAAAATCCAAGACATAGCAAAGTCCTTCAATTCTACGGTTATATACGTTAAGGAGAAGCAACCCTGCGAGCCATCTCTAGATTTTGTTAATGCTAGAGTGATATTAAAGAAAACTAGGAGAGCTTACGGAGTACTAACATGCTTAGGGGTAAAATAA
- a CDS encoding A24 family peptidase C-terminal domain-containing protein gives MLIHVSILDLKYREVDFKTWLIYLPLVVFFIFYVHKIDLFLYSYSLGVSVFVLYMFYKLSLMGGADLMAILIIGLSNPSVYPLFFPTFSELGMEPLVVILYSSISVFLVSLYNLAKYFKYTKGMPFSKRIILALSAKRIKVKDFLNSSFLFPLTQVDDNGNVTLRSTFSIEEDDKEWKQKFRKLVEERKISEDSYIWVAWGVPVLPFMFIGYLLSLVLGFPFT, from the coding sequence ATGCTTATCCACGTTTCTATCTTGGATTTAAAATATAGAGAAGTGGACTTCAAAACGTGGTTAATTTACCTTCCTTTGGTAGTATTCTTTATTTTTTACGTGCACAAGATTGATCTATTCCTTTATTCCTATTCTCTAGGAGTTTCTGTTTTTGTCCTTTATATGTTTTATAAACTTTCCCTCATGGGAGGAGCTGATTTAATGGCTATTTTAATTATAGGTTTATCGAATCCATCAGTTTATCCATTATTTTTCCCAACTTTTTCAGAGTTAGGAATGGAGCCCCTAGTTGTTATTCTCTATTCTTCAATCTCCGTCTTCCTAGTTAGTTTATATAATTTAGCAAAATATTTTAAATACACGAAGGGAATGCCGTTTAGCAAGAGAATAATCTTGGCTTTAAGCGCTAAAAGAATAAAAGTTAAAGATTTTCTTAACTCTAGTTTTCTTTTTCCTCTAACTCAAGTTGATGATAACGGTAATGTAACTCTTAGGAGCACTTTCTCAATAGAAGAGGATGATAAGGAATGGAAGCAAAAGTTCAGAAAATTAGTTGAGGAAAGGAAGATTAGCGAAGATTCATACATTTGGGTTGCGTGGGGTGTTCCAGTTCTACCTTTCATGTTTATAGGCTATTTATTGAGTCTCGTCCTGGGTTTTCCATTTACATGA